The DNA window TTCAAAAGTTGCGATGATCTGATTAGCAAATGGGAAACAATGTTGTCATCAGATGGATCATGTGAAGTGGACGTATGGCCATTCCTTCAAAACTTGGCAAGTGATGTTATTTCCCGAACATCATTTGGAAGTAGTTATGAAGAAGGAATTAAAATATTTCAACTACAAATCGAGCAAGCTGAACTTACAAAATCAGTTATGACGAATGCTAACATCCCTGGATGGAGGTAACACTAATTTGTGTATAGAACTTGTTGATACATGGTTTATGTTCTCACAGGAAGCAACCAATATTTATAGTTAAGAATCAATGGTTTATAGTACTGTATGTTCTAATTAAGTTTGCTCATTTTGAAGTTTTCTACCAACTCCTACCCATAGGAGGATGAAGGAAATTGACAGAGATGTAAGAGCTTCACTTACAAATATGATTAACAAGAGGGAGAAAGCACTAAAGGCAGGTGAAGCAACTAAGGATGATTTATTAAGCATACTTTTGGAGTCAAATCACAAGGAAATGGAAGAACATGGAGACAATAAGAATGTCGGAATGAGTCTTGAAGATGTAATAGAGGAATGCAAGCTATTCTACTTTGCAGGACAAGAGACCACTTCGGTTTTGCTTGTTTGGACAATGGTGTTGTTGAGTAGATACCCCGATTGGCAAGCACGTGCAAGGGAGGAAGTATTACAAGTTTTCGGTAACAAAAAACCAGATTTTGATGGGCTAGGTCATCTTAAGATTGTAAGTATCAATGTATCATGTTCTTCCCTTCATAATAAAGAGTATATGCTTTACAGAACTATGTTCTTTCTACCATAGGAAACAAAAAAATGCAGTTCAATGATTCAATGGTTGAGATCGAAAAGTGTGTAACATAGTTATTATAGTCTATGCCTTAACACTTACCATTGATATAATACCTTTTTTTGGAACAGGTCACCATGATTTTGAACGAGGTTCTTCGGTTATACCCTCCAGTAATCGCGCTTGCTCGAACTGTCTACAAAGATATGAAACTTGGAAACCTAACATTACCTGCGGGAGTGCAGCTTTTCTTATCAATAGTTTTGGTTCACCATGACACAAAGCTATGGGGAGATGACGCTAAGGTGTTCAATCCTGAAAGATTTTCTGAAGGTGTTTTAAAAGCAACAAATGGAAAAACTTCGTTTTTTCCATTTGGTGGGGGTCCTAGAATTTGCATTGGACAAAACTTTGCCGTGACAGAAGCAAAGATCGCAATAGCAATGATTTTGCAACATTTCTCATTTGAACTTTCTCCAACCTATGCTCATGCCCCTACCGAGGTAATTACACTTCAGCCGCAATATGGTGCTCATATAATTCTTCATAAAGTGGAAATATAATGTAAAATAGGAAGCTCATAGTATAATAAAAGAGTGTTGTTGGTTAGGATATATCAACCTTTAAATGGTTTTCTATATTTCAATGGATTGGTTTTCGACTCTAAGAAGAAAATTCCTTAAATACAATATATATCATATGTATTGGAACTGGTTTGGAAAGCTAAACATGTATAATGTATATTACAGGTGATGAAGTAATGTTGCATGGTATAATGTATTACAATAAACTTATTAAGTGATATCATCTACACattattaatattagtttttCCATTTAACTCCTATTAAACTAAGGGGTATTTTAAGTCATTGAGTCCCTAACTATTATTTTTGCAATTGTGTCTAAATTTCTTACTATTGGATTAATGCATTGTTGATAGACTAATTTAATTCGTAAAATGTATAGCAAACGATATTTTAAGATATATACATTAAGTTAAACAATTATTAATGATGAAAAATTAAAAGTAGGTCACGTTCTTGGTATTTGAttagaaggaaaaaaaattgGGAATTTCTTTTCGCACAGACGAAATGgcaaaaatatctccaatttgTAGGGATACATTTCCCCGAAcacactatttttttattttatgtaaaTTAAATTCGGAAATGTATATGCGAATGTGTTTTAGGGTATGTTTGCAGATACATCTTcgaattagtttttttaaaattcaataaaatcatttgtagatgcatctccgaactatGTAAATGTATTTAAACCTCGTGTCAGACTCTCCATCTTCTCCTTCTTCATTTTCAGAAAGTTTTTCTTCCCCATTGAAGCTCGTGACCAACATTGTTTCAATCTTATTTTCAATCAACATAAAAATCTCTACTTCTATCTTAGCAATCTCAACTCACTCTACCTACTACATTCAACATTTTGCATCCTCATCAATATTTTTTTGAGTACATTTCTCATTTAacatattttgagttttgatttatGTATTAGGTAAAATAGGTAACTTTTTATGCATTAGGTAGTGTTAGCATTCAAAATAGGTAATGAGTAGGAGCATTTGGATGATTCTTGGATGGATAGGGAAAGTGTGGGAGATGTTTCTACCATTGAAATAAAAAAACGAACCTTTTTCGGAGCTGCATCTCCGAAATGATTCTTTTCTGGTGTTTGAAGATGAATCTCCAAATTCTTTCCTTCCTAATGCACTAatatcttttttgatgattttttaaaGGACGATGGCTGCAAACAACAACAGTATAAGACTCGGCCATGAAACCCTAACTGCGCTCGCTTGCCACGAAAGAGCTCAACAGCATCAACAGGCCAGAGATATGGCGGAGTCGTCCTTAGGCCTCACGATGGGTAATCGCCGGGTTCTAGGAGCCGACTATCATTAGGGTCGTCATCCCAGGCTCGTGTACACCGATAGGTGGAGGCTTCAGCTACACGTGATGATCTCGCTCCATTTGTAAACCCTTTTAAAGGAAGGCCCACTAACACGTTATTACATATATATTTTGGAAGCCATGTTGCTCCACATGTCTGGACCATAGAGGTATATTTCTAAATGattcttatttttatattttaaccaAATTTAATTCGACTAAGATTGTTATATTATCTTTTTAACAAGAACGTGAGTATTTGAAATCTATTAATCATGTCAGAAAGATTCACAGACTTCCTCAGCCCCAGGAAGAATGGTTCCTAAGTGTGCTTCGGTACTCCGATCTTGTTGGTTTGTGTTCTTCCAGGTACAACATCATCAGCCATGACATGCAAGGGTCATTTGTTGAGATATGGAATAAAGAAACATCTTCTTTCCACTCCCCCATTGACGAGATAACAATTACATTAGATGAAGTCGCTTACCTCCTACACCTTCCCATCAGAGGGAAGTTACTTGATCATTCTAGAATCAGACGCGATGAGGCAGTGGATATGATGGTGATTTATTTGGGAGCTGACCCAATGGAAGCCCAGATGCAATGTGAGGACACCAGGGGTGCATATGTTAAGTTGTATTGGTTTGAAACgtcatataaaaaaaaacttggaTTTGGCCGACGATCCCGACGGTAATGATCTACTGGTAGGATACTACAGAGAATGtgcattgagatgttacttcctattCTTGGTTGGCACGTCCATGTTTGTGGAAAAAAGTGCAACCAACGTAGATGTGGCATACCTCAAGTATTTCATTGACTTGACAGTCATTCACGAGTGGAATTGGGGAGCCAACTGCTTGGCATACCTATATTCCAAGATGAGCGAAGGTTCTCTTTAGAGAACAAAACAAACGACAGGCTCTTGCACACAGTTGATGGCAATTTCCGTAGCcactattaatttaaaaataagttttttttacacttattactaattttttttcttattcattttTAGGGATGAATCCTTGCCCACTTCACCGCATACACGAGTTTGAGCGTGTACGAACGTATACTAAAGATTACACATGTGCTTGCCTGTGTCGCCCGCACAAATGGAATGATGTTGTTGTACCATTCTGTGTGTATATTGACCAAACTCAACATTATGACATCGAATGGATGCCATACACTTCTCATTGGGACATAATTTCGTTCAACCATATTTCATTATACCTTAGATGGCTGACATGTGGGAGTAGTATCTTATGCAAGTATATGCCAGAGTGGTGCATGCGACAATTTGAGTACATGCATATCTTTCCCCGGCCCCCTTTGAGGTTGCTCCTGAGAGCATTATCCATAAACATCTATATGACATTCGGGAAGATTTTAAGAGTCATCGAGTAAGGAAGGAGTATCTAAGGGTGCAAGCCACATCTCTGTGGCATTCTACTGAGGGTAACATTACTTAGTTCTATTCTATGTCACACCCTATCATGGCACCAGACATTCCTGGACATTCACCTAGGTCTTTTCGTGAGGAGATCCTATAGAATGAGCAGGCCAGAGATGACTATATCGTTAATGTGTTTCCTATTTGTCAGAATATTATGTGGATTACACGTGAGGGCATAAAGTCTAGAATGTTTGAGAGAATTCATTCTTACCGAGGCACGTAATGCCTTGGGTTACCGTTGGCATAGAAGGAGCCAGGGGGTTAAGATTATACATACTTAGTAGATTATGCATTTGATTGTATTTTGGAAtgttttggtatttttttcaTGCTTTGAGAATCATTTTTGTACTATGATTGGCTTTTTTTAATTAACGCATCACTTTTTTATGATATTCATGTTTATTGATATTTCAATCAAATAATGGCAATGTTAATCGAATTAAGATGACTTTGAATTCAAAAATTTACAGACTTATGACAATGTTTCTGCAAGAAACATCCAGGAAAGACTTCAGAGATGTATTTTCGAATTTACCCCAAAAAATATGCGCAGATGCATCTTCAAACTATTGTTTTTGGTAGAAACAAATGCCAGCTTGATTTACGAAGGAAAAAAGGTGACTTCAGAGATGTATATGAGAATTAACCTCGTATATATTCGGATATGTCTATTCGATTTAAATTTTGGCAAAAAATGGGATTTCGTgcgttcggagatgtatctccgaaaataccCAAGGGTATTTTGGAGTTTTCATATGTGCGTCCCACACAACAAAGGTGAGAAAAGAAATTGCCAAAACATTAAAAGTATGTCATATTTTGATATGAGCCAAAACACAACCAGCTTCGATCAAGCCCAATACGAAATTTTCCATTAATCATATCGATAGGAGGATTATAGAGGGAAATATTTGAATGTCTTTGAGTTTCTATGACTTTGTGACTTTATTACTATATATCACTCAATTATTCATtttctattaattaaatattttttaaatcatgCATTTATATCCTAATTTACACTAAAGGTACCAAAGGTACAAAATAGGAAAGGTAACATATCCAAAGCCAATTATGGATCATGGGATTCGAGTATTAAAGGATGATGATGTCATGTCTGGTGTCGCCAATGATGTCACTCTTAAAATAGTTATCCAAAATAAGATTCTAGCACTGTGGAACTTATAATAAACTTGCTCTATTAGGACACGTGATTAGAGGAGTTAATAGAGGAAGACCTGCCatattatatggtgaaatatctTTCGATATATATCTTATCTCACATCTATCTAAAGTAAAAGGTTCTAGGTTTGTGAAACCCTAGAACCCTATTCTAAGGCCTAACAAATGTGTCACATCTAGGTTTGCATTTTTAACTCTAGATATTTTTAGTTTTGGGCGACACTAACTTAGGTATCACAATGTTTGTATGTACCCCCTCTTCCCGTCATTGTACCAAAGCATCCGACATAGATACATTCATTAAAACTAGCAATTAGTTCTGGTTCACCATCTCATTGAAGAACCAAATTGATATTTCATAGATCATTTTGAACAATATGTGTGATCTTCAATTACAGTCCCCATATGAGTATAGTGAAAAGTGGAGATCCGAAAGTGTACCTTGAACATCACGTGCGCTGTCTATATTCATTGGATAATCTCGAATAGGTTATGTGTAGTTGGACCTTCATAATGAGACTTTAGACGATccagaataataaataaaacacttGATTAATATAATCCATATTTGGATAACATGTGTTTTgatattaaaaacaattatttaaataataaaacaaaattggttaattaaatataaaaatgtgttttgatattaaaaacaattctttaaataataaaacaaaattgattaattaaatataaaaagctATTAATATAATTCatagtttaattatttattattctaacatcaaaaaataaaatcttaCCCAATAAATCAACTTTGTTTAATGATGTATAAAAGGTTGATGAGTTTAGTTCATAATTTATACAGTGAGTGGTTAACattgaaaaaaaagtttttagtGTTAAACAAACTTTGATTAATAATGTACAAAATATTGataaatatttcataatttaCTTAGTgaccaaacataaaaattaattttaaacagtaaaataaaatcaattaataaaatgtaaaaggtgagttaatatattttataataaaatttcttaaaataattaaattatgtattttataaataattaaaatagtaattttattaatgagtcataaataaaatatttaacaacaaaaatcattttgtttaatttttttaaaatcaattttagttttaaataaTCTCACTCATTAAAATCAATTTCTCATCATTGTTTGAGAAAGAGTTACAATctcttattatattattattattattattaaaaaattaagatttaatcTCGAGTTTTATTTTAGTtccttaaattattaaaaaaaaagtttatgtcTTGTTAGTCTTTTTTTCGTATAAATTAcgatgaaattttttaaaacttagtCATTAAATTTattgttaattaaataaaaaaggatTAATCTTATGTTTTGAagagttaataaattaatataatatttattaaaatataaattaagtaTATTAgttctttaaaataaattaaaaaacatagATTTTTGCTTATAAGGTATAGATAACTTCCTTTCTTTTTTTGGATTAATTTCTAAATTCGTGAATATCCTTGAATGTGAACAAGACAAAAGAGGTAGGCATAGTCATGGTTGTTTGTGGACTGTATTCACTGCACAACAGTATAAATCTTTTTAGTTTTATCATCTTTCCCTATATTGTTTCCTCCACCAATTATTACTCTATACAGAAATGGCTACAACTATAGCAATAATTGTCTTCACTATCTTGACGACACTAGCTTTGACATGGTCATGGAAGATTCTGAATAGATTATGGTTGAAGCCAAAGAAGCTAGAAAAGGTTCTAAGAGAACAAGGACTTAAAGGGAATTCATATAGGTTTTTAGTTGgagacataaaagatattttgaaGTCGCGAAAAGAAGCAACATCTAAACCCATGAATCTTTCTGATGATATTGTTCCTCGTGTGTTTAGCTATTTCCAACAAAGTGCTATAAAACATGGTATGTCTCTTCTTATTCCTCCCATCtcattttatgattattattgaGTTTTTCCGTACACACGTTAGGTGCAGAAATTTGGGTAGGTTTATTTACAACGGACAACATACTGTAGTAGTTTCACTCAAATCAACTAGTtcatataaaactattttataaacTTAGATTGCTATCTCAGATGTCAGATTATTTCAAAGACATAGTTACAGGACACCGACACCGCTGCATTTACGATAGTATCTGAGTTTTAtttaaagagttgaaaattaattatttattgataACATTGATTCAATACTTTAAACATACTAGATCTGTGtcagatttataaaaaaaaatggatAAAGATGTGtcgaagcaaagaaaaaaaattcttgTTTGAAACACTTGAGTAAATTGTGCTATAAGGGTCATACGTGTGTCAAACATTGACTTTTCTTACACGTATCGTACGGGTGTTATATAAGTGGCAGACACCGATGGGTGTCGGACACTGTGTCACGTCTACTTCGGGAGGTGTCATGCTTCATAGTTAATGACAGAGATTCTGCAAGAAAGGCTGCAAATGATCCATTTGTAGCAGAAATTAGGGATGAGAGAGAAATAAACACCTCAGGGTCTGTGTTCAAAGATTTCAGAAGCAAATAGCAGATTATAATAAGTAGCTTGTGAATCGTGATACTGAGTTCCTGATACATACAAATTTTGTTTTGTCTATATTTGGTATGCAGGGAAGAATTATTTTGTTTGGTTTGGACCAATACCAAGGGTAACCATCACAGATCCTGAGCTAATTAAAGATGTACTCAACAAAAACAACGACTTCCGAAAGCCTAATGTGAGTCCGCTTGTCAGGTTACTAGTTAATGGTCTAGTAAACCTCGAGGGAGAACAATGGATCAAGCACAGAAAACTAATAAATCCTGCATTCCATGTTGAAAAACTGAAGGCAAGTTTTTCGTTTACTAGATATAGATCTTATGTAATCGTCTTGCGCGTTCTAACTCTTGGTTGCCTCTTACACCACAGATCATGTTACCAAATTTCTTCAAAAGTTGCGATGACCTGATTGGCAAATGGGAAACAATGTTGTCATCAGATGGATCATGTGAAGTGGACGTATGGCCGTTCCTTCAAAACTTGGCAAGTGATGCTATTTCACGAACAGCATTTGGAAGTAGTTATGAAGAAGGAATGAGAATATTTCAACTTCAAATCGAGCAAGCTGAACTTACAAAAACAGTTATGACGAATGTTTACATCCCTGGATGGAGGTAAGACTAATTTGTGTATCTGACTTCTTGTTGATTAATGCAAGATCAAGCTTGTGAAACGGGTTTTACATTCTACCAGGAAATAACCAATGTTTATATTTAAGAATCAATGGTTTATTTATAGTACTGTATGTTCTAATTATGTTTATTATGAAGGTTTCTACCAACTCCTACCCATAGGAGGATGAAGGAAATTGACAGAGATGTAAGAGCTTCACTTACAAATATGATTAACAAGAGGGAGAAAGCACTAAAGGCAGGTGAAGCAAGTAAGGATGATTTATTAGGCATACTTTTGGAGTCAAATCACAAGGAAATCGAAGAACATGGCAACAATAAGAATGTCGGAATGAGTCTTGAAGATGTAATAGAGGAATGCAAGCTATTCTACTTTGCAGGGCAAGAGACCACTTCGGTTTTGCTTGTTTGGACAATGGTGTTGTTGAGTAGGTACCCTGATTGGCAAGCACGCGCAAGGGAGGAAGTATTACAAGTTTTCGGTAACAAAAAACCAGATTTTGATGGGCTAAGTCATCTTAAGATTGTAAGTATCAATGTATCATGTTCTTCCCTTCATAATAAAGAGTATATGCTTTACAGAACTATGATCTGCCATAGGAAACAAAAAAATGCAGTTAGATGATTCAATGGTTGAGATCGAAAAGTGCGTAACATAGTTTTTATAGTCTGCCTGAAATCCTAATCCATGCCTTAACACTTACCATTGATATAATACCTTTTTTGGAACAGGTCACCATGATTTTGAACGAGGTTCTTCGGTTATACCCTCCAGTAATCGCGCTTCCTCGAACTGTCTACAAAGATATGAAACTTGGAAACCTAACATTACCTGCGGGAGTGCAGCTTTTCTTATCAATAGTTTTGGTTCACCATGACACAAAGCTATGGGGAGATGACGCTAAGGTGTTCAATCCTGAAAGATTTTCTGAAGGTGTTTTAAAAGCAACAAATGGAAAAACTTCGTTTTTTCCATTTGGCGGGGGTCCTAGAAT is part of the Vicia villosa cultivar HV-30 ecotype Madison, WI linkage group LG2, Vvil1.0, whole genome shotgun sequence genome and encodes:
- the LOC131653357 gene encoding cytochrome P450 72A68-like; this encodes MATTTAIIVFTILTTLALTLLWKILNKLWLKPKKLEKVLREQGLKGNSYRFLVGDIIDILKSRKEATSKPMNLSDDIVPRVFSYFQQSAIKHGKNCFVWFGPTPRVTITDTELIKDVLNKNNDFRKPNVSPIVRLLVNGLVNLEGEQWSKHRKLINPAFHSEKLKIMLPNFFKSCDDLISKWETMLSSDGSCEVDVWPFLQNLASDVISRTSFGSSYEEGIKIFQLQIEQAELTKSVMTNANIPGWSFLPTPTHRRMKEIDRDVRASLTNMINKREKALKAGEATKDDLLSILLESNHKEMEEHGDNKNVGMSLEDVIEECKLFYFAGQETTSVLLVWTMVLLSRYPDWQARAREEVLQVFGNKKPDFDGLGHLKIVTMILNEVLRLYPPVIALARTVYKDMKLGNLTLPAGVQLFLSIVLVHHDTKLWGDDAKVFNPERFSEGVLKATNGKTSFFPFGGGPRICIGQNFAVTEAKIAIAMILQHFSFELSPTYAHAPTEVITLQPQYGAHIILHKVEI
- the LOC131653358 gene encoding cytochrome P450 716A67-like, coding for MATTIAIIVFTILTTLALTWSWKILNRLWLKPKKLEKVLREQGLKGNSYRFLVGDIKDILKSRKEATSKPMNLSDDIVPRVFSYFQQSAIKHGKNYFVWFGPIPRVTITDPELIKDVLNKNNDFRKPNVSPLVRLLVNGLVNLEGEQWIKHRKLINPAFHVEKLKIMLPNFFKSCDDLIGKWETMLSSDGSCEVDVWPFLQNLASDAISRTAFGSSYEEGMRIFQLQIEQAELTKTVMTNVYIPGWRFLPTPTHRRMKEIDRDVRASLTNMINKREKALKAGEASKDDLLGILLESNHKEIEEHGNNKNVGMSLEDVIEECKLFYFAGQETTSVLLVWTMVLLSRYPDWQARAREEVLQVFGNKKPDFDGLSHLKIVTMILNEVLRLYPPVIALPRTVYKDMKLGNLTLPAGVQLFLSIVLVHHDTKLWGDDAKVFNPERFSEGVLKATNGKTSFFPFGGGPRICIGQNFAMIEAKIAIAMILQHFTFELSPTYAHAPATVITLQPQYGAHIILRKVEK